The DNA window TGTCAAGtacatcaaatcaaatcaaatcaaatcaaatcagaaAATCAACTGGGTGACTGgctaaacacaaaattatacTCAATCCAATGCATAACAGATGAAATTTAGATGGCCACAAGTACCGAGATCCGAAAATTCTCCCAATTGTAAGCTCAGTCTCAATGGCAAAACAGAATAGGATCTTAGGCTGGATAATCAGCAAGCTAAGGTAATTGGCATCCGTCAATATCAAACTAATGTTTCAATTCAAGTCATACTCATAGCATATCAATAGCCAACGTCTGGAGATAAGACTGGTAAACGTTATGTTGGATATGGAAAACTAatggagaaaattttccaGAGGTCCATAAGAACtgtcaaatcaaaattactctaatattcataatttcatatgaaaatgaaaagtacTGCCGAACTTTGAATATTATCTAGGTCCACCAACCTTGCTTTCCTAGCATTATACTGGCAAacagaataataaaattctaaaatgtaCAGCTTCATATTCATAACCAATAAATACCTGATTTTGGATCTCAGAATATCAAAAATCTCGCAGCAGTATAAATTAAGGGATCTTCATTTTGTGATTTCTCCAATCCATGTAATTTTTACCGTATAAGTTATTTAGCCTATTCTTAATGTATTAtatccttttttaaaaatttgaagccGGAGCGATTATAAATATTGACCGGAAatacaaaagataaaaaaaagttctcATTTGATACTCACCATCCTCCGCAAGAATTTCCAACCCATCAGCCCTTATGCTTCGATTGTAAGATATGTGGGATTGTAGCCGTTGTGGGGCACGATAATGTACACCCAACAAAAGGCTATAGTCCATGATATTCTGCACTTCTAGGAATTTACTATCAATCTCGATCTGCCTGTATTGAAGAGAACATGTGATTTAAGAATgacaaacacacacacacacatgcCTTTCAATGTTGAAAAATGCTTGTTCAGCAATAGTTGTTTGGTGAGCTAGAGTTCCTTCAATCAAGTACTGCTCTATCTCAAACGTATAGCATGcttggaagaaaaaatcaattctaTGACATACTAACGTATAGCCTTCCCAGAAATAGAGAATAATTTAAGTATGCCTTACTTTAATAAAGCCTCTCGCCAAGTAGGTTCCAAATAAAACGAGTAGTTCAAATCTAAATCCTTGAGTATGGTGTTTTCATCTATTTCAACCTTGTCTGCTGATCGTCCAAGGGACGAACCCTTCAAATCAAATCTCCGATGAATTCTCAACTCTGTGCAGAACATATTTCCCATTACTACAAAGCGAAACtgcacaaaaacaaaatgttagctgataaaatattagttgTTTGAAGTTATTATTTAACAACTTGAATTTCAAAGCAAGTTTGAAgaaacatttaaaatcatGCGGTCACAATGAGGTCAGAAATAACATATGATAacctaaattctaattttctaaCAATATGCTAGGGTCTGTGTACATCTAGAACGCATCATATGTGGAAGAACCGGAGAATGCCACAGGCTAGGACAAAAGCTCCAAGTTTTGGAGTTTAATACCTTATGACCGCTGGATGGTTTGATTCTATGAAGGCCAAAAAATTTTGTGACCAGTGTATTCTCATATGACCTcacatgatgatgataatcTGGAAGCATCCGCAGAAGAACCTACAGCAAAACATTTGTAGATGTCATTGgcatataaatgaataaaacaCACGGAAAATTCATGAGTGACAGTTTAATCCGGCGGACTTGTTAAGGCAACTCGAGAACTATGAGGGTTATTCGGCATGATGGGTTGTCTTTTTTCTTAAAGCATGAGATAAAGTTGCGGTACTTCTTCAAACTCAAATCTCAAGTAGTCTACTTTACTCAGAAAAGATATGTTATTCCTTGGTATGCATCTTACAAATGCATTTCAATCAAATGAAATATACacatgcataaaaaaaataactcagTATCATCCAACAGAAAAATGAAACACCTACGTTATCAAAATACGGTGTTACATTTTCTAAACCCAATAAATACTTCTAAATCATAATTCAATCTGAACTCTCagaatttagtttttttcttttttttttttacttggaGAATCATGCAATCAAAATACGGTGCTACATTTTCTAAGCCGTTGCATAATTtccaagaagaaaaatatctatGTGCTATGCAGAAGTTACTCTGGAAAATTTACAATTTCTATGAAAGTTTAATCATTGCATGTAGGGGTGTGCAACAATTTGGACGCTCATTGCAACTTGCAAGTAGAGATGAACACACCTTAACTTCAGATTTTCGGAGTGTTTTAATCATGAAATGATCATCTTGGGACAGAAAGAAGACACTGCCACTCTTCCCAGGTGAAGATAGCTCTCTAAGAGCATCATTGCCACAAATGGACATCATGTAGTCAGCAGCATCAATCTTAAACATCTCCCTCAGATTCCTATAACgaatttttataaagatatgaATCAAGAGGATGCAGAGAAAGCATAAATTCCATCATCTTTGTGCACATCTCTTCTTTTTTGAGAACTACATTTCTTCTTACTTGCAACCCTAGTAAATGCAAGTTAGAATGCATAACAAAACTATGAGATTAATCGAGTACATTCTCCCATCTTGAAACTTAACAGAACTTTGATTTTCCACATAAAGAAGATACCTGGGGTGGAAAAAAGCCAATTTTCCAAGACAATTACATTAAGAGacatttaagaaaaataatgttgaaaCTTGACAGAAATGACTAAGAAGAAGAGCATCGTTCATAAATCATCTGCATACAGTTTCATaactaaacatatttaatCCTCCATTTCATAATTACAAGAAAAGAGATTAAGCAACATGGAAAACTAGATATTCTAGAAAAACTATCACGAATGAATATTTTCACATGTATAATGATAGGACAGTAACTAATAGACAGTTGACCTTTGCCTTAACTTTTGTATCATGTATTTTGCAATTTGTCCTGAATTAGGAAAATATAAGGATAAAAGAATTTTCTCCTTCTCATTGATGCTGACATAGTGTTGGTAAGGAAAACAACACGAGCAGAAGGATTCAACCATGCTCAAGGTACATGGTAGAGATGCCCAGATTGCCACATAATCGAGCTTGTAGAAGCACATTTCCAGGTCAATTGTAAAAGGAAgcaaaattcttttatatatataaaagaatttcaaGGAGAGGAGAGCCCAGACCTGCACCAAGGCAGGTTACCAAAAACATCTCCAATCggaagaaattgaattcaTATTAAAATCTTTCACAAAGTTGAGTGTTTTTACACCAAAAGCCAAAAGGGATGGTGATTCATAAAAGCTATTAAATGATTTCTTCTAATCCCTCAAGATCTTGAAACCTTTCATTCCATATAGACCACAAGAAAACCGTTATAAAATTCTCTCAAGTAGTATTTATAAAGCTGTGCGTCAGAAACAACAAGACAAAAGAGTGAGGACCGACAAAGACATCCAGCCATAATTTGTTTGGCTATCATCTAAGCAGCTCCATTTCTGACCAAATATTTCATCATGAAAATTGGTAAACAAGTAGCACATTTAAATCACTTGAATCATAGCGATCATAAGGGTAAGCATCACCATATAAATGTCTACATCCCTGGAAAGTGAACAAAAGCCCCTGAAAGACAATATACTATACACAACTATATCGGCATACGGATAGACTTCACATGTATAAagtttaaggaaaaaaaaagcatcCCAGCATATGAAGGAATCGACGATTGAAGGTATCTAAAAGACTTTGCATCCTGTGACTCTGCATgcatatataaatgaatgatcTGCGTACATAACAACCCTAAATGTTAAAGCCCAGCATCTAACCTGAAGACCATCGGACAATAATCTTTCCACTTAAAATCTTCTGAATGATGAGGTGGAGTCAACTGGGAACCTTCTTTAGGGAAGTTCATCCAAAAGCTTGCTCGAGGACCAAAGTCTGAACTCCTGACTTCCCGCCTTTGTATGGGTGTAATTTTACCCACAGTGTATCTGACCACATTCTAATGTATGTTCAATACTAACTTCTCAACGTTGTTGACGGTATAAACCATATAAATTCATCTTTATGGTCACAAATAACCAGTAGTAACTGGCAAGTAAATAAGGATTTTgagttcaagaacaaaaaatacacAAGAAAGCATCATTCCCTCTGTCCTCTAAGTGACcgatttatgatttatgatttatgCCCGTTCTCATTTAgtcattttcttcaataatCTATTTTCGCTGGTAATATTATTTCTAGGACAGAggtttttaaatgatattcaTGAATTTACGACTTCCATGCCAACGAAAGAGGgtaattgatataattatcaAAATCCAGGCACAAGCAACAAATCGTGGATAAAGAAATAAGTCTGAGATATTCTAAAAGAAACACAATTCGGgatttttgtttaaatgtAGTTAAATGAGCATACCTGATTCCAAGTTGTAAACTGAGCATCAAATCGTAACTCCTATGACCTTTTATGATCATCTCACCTGGTTTCTTAACCTCTTTGACCAGCTTTCTCTGTcttcgttttccttttttggatGATGGGGAGgaaaaactattatttataacGAGTTCACTGATAAGTACACCTTGCATATACTCGCGTTCCAAAATTGGTATTTTTGTATCTATTTCATTTCCACCCAATTCATAGTCTGATAATCCTGATGAAGAGTCGTGTCCAATTACTTTTTCAATTGCTACCTCAAGACTCCAGCGCCTTTCAAGGGAAACATTTTTAGTGCGATAATGTTCCAGATTTAACAAACTGCCCTTTGAGATCTTATCAGATGAAACTCCAGAGGATTGCTGGTTCTCACCAACCTTGAAATTTCCCATATCCCCTGTAGTAGCATGATGAATATGTGCATGATTCGGCTTTTTTAAATCGGGTAACAACCCTCTTTTTCGCAAAGCCTTCAGGTAAATTTCTTGAACTGCTGGAAGGCGACTTCCTTTTGGATAGAATGACCCTTTTCCATCCTTCAGGCCCCTAGTCCACGTCCCCACATAGCAGCTTCCATCACTCCACATGTATACCCCGAACCCATGCATCATGCCACCCAACCAGTTTCCTTCAAATGAGTCACCATTTATCCAAGTAAGGGTTCCTTTCCCTGACATCGTCCCTGCTTTCATATTCCCCAAATAAACATTTCCATTAGCCCATGTATACTTACCGGGCCCTTCAGGTGTTCCCTGCATCCAAGATCCTTCAAAAGTATCCCCATTTGGATAGACTTGATAACCTAAACCatgtttcaaattcaatttccATCGTCCcttataaatcaaattatcaGGACCTTTATATGTTCCTGTACCATAAATAAAACCACCTGAAAATTCACCCTCGTAAACTGCTCCAGAAGGAAATCGAAGTTTTCCAGTCCCATGCCTCCTCCCCCTTCTCCACTCACCCTCATATATGCATCCATCTGACCAGACATATTTCCCCGTGCCCTCAGGGATGTTATCAAGAAGAGACCCAGAATACAACTCATCATTGACAAGCAATAGCTCCGCAACTCTGAAGCAAGCAGACTCAGAGCTAAGAACAGTTTCACCATTTGTTATCGCAGATGTGACGCATTTGCTTGAAATGGCATCGAGTGATTTCGTTCTTCCGGCAGAAGAAAGTGTCCCTTCCACGTTTTCAACGATGGCCTCAGGGCCAGACATGCACAATGCCCAAAGGAGtcaatttcttaataaaatattaatttccaaCGCACCCCATCCGCTATAAGACAGACAGGATATCGTACAAAGAATGTTTATTGCAGGAAGAAAATTGTTGGCTCCAACTTTCGTCCTTTGATCTGCAGAAACAAGAAACTTGTTAGCATGAATACAAAACAAAGTCTACCAAGAGAATAATACGAGTTTAGGGGGCATGATGAAATCAGTTATTATTCCCTGTGGATAAAATCACAATACGAACAGAAACAGAGCATACGAGagcaattttatttattcgcTAGTTTTCACGACTGATTTGAGAACGGTAGTATTCATAGTTGGTAAGGAAGGCAATTGGTGTATGATGGTAGGATTGAACACTCCATAACGTACTAAAAAAGTTGGATCTGGCACCATCTTCAAAGCtgatatttcataaaaagCAACACACACAATCACAATCAAGCTTGTTCTCTTTCTGTAGAGCTGATAAAACCAGATAGGCAAAATCAAACCACGGAGATAAGTCGTGGCGAGAGGAAACAAAATCAAGCGACAAAGGAAGACCAATGCCGTAATGTTAGAATCAGTTTCTGGAGTGACCAAGCAGGTGTTGAAAACTAATGAGCACAATACAACATCTAAATTCAATGCTGATTCTCAGAAACAAACATCGAAATGAAATGAATCGAACTCTTGAGTTCACCATTACATGATCGAGTTTCCAAACATCATGCATAGAAATAGCagaaaaaacagtaaaaatacataaaaagaaacaaagcaaGTGAAGTGTAAGGATTTCATGTGCATCCAAACAAATATACAGTCATACTCAGAATCAAAGCAAGAAGAAATGAACAGagatagaaagagagattatACCTCCGGAGAAGAGAATCAAAACAGAGTGGGAGGATCTGAGAAGAGGAGCAAAGTAGGTGCGGTTGGAAGTGGAAAAACACCTTCAGAACCCTTCTCAGACTCGCTTTCAGATCGATCTTTTTGAGTTGGAGAGTGACGATTATGGATCAAAATTCTGCGAGCTGATCACTTTTGAACTAACCCAGCACTCTATCTTAATCTTTAGCCAGACATTGCCTCCATTAAAAAACAACTATTTCAAACCCAATTTCCTCCCAATTTCGTTCGCATCTCTTCCCCCGAATCTTCACAcattttttccccctttttttaaccttttccgaaaacaaaaaattcctttttttcttttttttcttttttaattgttaatttaCCGATTTagtaaatttcataaatgtttttaaacttttagttttttaccttttagatatttaatataattaatatttttaaatagtatGATCTTAATTAACAtagtttctataatttaaaattttttaatcagaTATTATAATTGGATCACATCTCATTAATCACttttaaattgatattaattcggattaaattaaaattatttattcacacATTGtatcatatatttaatatgtGTATAGTAGTAACATTCATGATTTTATTAAACGTGaccaaattatatttaaaaaaacttaaaaataatattatagggattaaattaaaatgtataaaatgGTATCCCGTAATGGTAATTTTGCTTTTTGCTTTATGCTTTATTAGAACCTTTTCACATTCTGTCAGTTTCTCCATTTaactaatattaattatttgaagaaaataaaaataataataaatcgaTAATAAGTTGATAAGCTTACGTGTTGTACGTCTCTAtgcttattatttaaattttttaaaatttctaattagtcaattaaatttacaaataatttatttgaagttaGATGGGAGgcattataatttaaaatttatcgtATGAtaatacaattaaattaacataagatttcattaatttaatttattcaacttttatgtgtttttttattttgagttaaaaattatttaaccaAAGGTGATGTTTATTGGTAAGAATCAATTGGGCTGCATCAAGTGTGTGCGTGAAGAAACAGTGATGGGGTGCGGAAAGAACCCAAAAGGCCGTGGCAGTTCCAACGGCCCAATAACACCTTTTATACAGTCCcaataatattcataaatttaatttttaaaataaataatacaaattatataattattaaacatgACCTTAAACATAAAATCGAATTATTTACTGACTGAGATTTAACTTCCGTTAAATTTCACACTCATTAGAGAGAAACAAGCGCCCGATgtgagccccaaagggaggtggatggtgagatctcacatcgattgaaaagataaatgagtgctagcgaggacattAGACcctaaaaggggtggattgtaagatcccgttgaagatgaaaacgaaatattttttttataagggtgtggaaacctcccgttagcagacacgttttaaaaaacttgagagAAAACTAGGGGAATAAcgaataagacaatatctgccagtgGTGGACGGTTACAACTTCTAATTTATATGCTTCATGAAATTACAATATCTAACgcactattaaaaaaaattaaattaaaggatGGATGACCAACattttttagtacaacaaaGATGAGTGAAGATTCGAACATTTGATctcgaataaaaaaaaaatataaattataatcgAGTTATACTTAATATACTAACTACgttaaattctaaaaagacGACTAGTTAGTTTGAATATTCAAATGATTCTAAACTTATGTAACGATATAGTATGGTTATCAATGAGTTAGGTTGAATAGCAACTCGCCATTAATTTGTTTCAATTAATCACGTAGAAATATCtagtatgttcataagcaacGATGTATAAGTCTTTATTTGGTCCCTGACCACTCGAcaataaaagcaaaataataacgattaattttaatatttaaatatcaaattcacgcaattaaaatattatttttaccctatattttgaatatatatatatatatattatttataagaggaagaagaaaaaaaaaaaaaccaaaatagtGGTTTTGCCCAAATTCCAATGAAATTCCAGTTAGATTAGGGGTAACTACcaacataatttattttcttttaatacatgaagtataataaataaaatcttgtttttttttttttttaaatattttattttatctaattttccAATTGTTTACTGAACTTTAGTTGTAtctcaattttcttaaataagaaattatgaaattttcatGATTTGAATGTGACTGACGGTCTATAAAAAGAATATCtatattttatcaatataattaaacttttcTACGAAAAAATTCTTTCAACATTTAAAGCATAAGaccacttatttattttagtgattaaatttcataaaacttcgatatttaaataaaaataagtattGGAAGGCGTCCATTAATTGTTATCATAGGTCTTTGAAGAACCCATGGTActgcattatttaatttgactAATCAAACTTCAATTAAACTGATAAATacgaaatatatattaatattattttcttaagaCCAAATACCTTGAACGGGCATTTTGGTCAAATAAGAGACGCCTATTTTCCTACCCTTTAATTATTCATTACAAGACTCTTCCAATTTCATTCAATCCATTAACGAGATATGCGggctaaattacaaaattccaCATATacccttcatcttcttctagaATACCTTGTTATTTCCTTAtatgtttatcatttttctttatttatttaattccacgtcatttatttttttctttgaattcaacaattataaatgttatattatttattaatatattttttaaacgattaaaaacataatgaaattattagCCCCCTAAGTACTAAACTAATACTACTAAGAAAcattgattaaatttttgtaattttatgtAACGTTTAAAAGTCAATGTTGAAGCTATCAATAttaacacaattttttttattattatttgaaatttttatacaTTTCTTGAATTTATGGAGAGTTTGATTAGTCTTTGTTTTcgtataaattaaatttcttaattcGCAAATATTACGTGTCAGTTCCTTAGTGGTCTGTGAGATTAGTTTCCTTCACGGCAATCTCACCTCCAATCTGGCTGAGCTTCATACATTTGGCTATAAATAGCATATGGTGGATCTCTCCTTTCATTCATATAACTCATCAGTTTGCAAATTGAAGGTGTCGGAAATGGCGAGCCAAGCAGTCCTTGTTGCAAcgttcttgttcttcgtcCTCCGTTTTGGTACgatattgtttctttctcgagatgttagtaataataatgtttagtTCGTTTGATCACGTCATTATATTATTTCAGGGGCGGAAGCTGCTACGATAACGGTGAGAAACAATTGTCCGAGAACCATATGGCCAGCAACATTAACAAGCGGTCCAGGACAACCTCAACTATCAACAACTGGATTCGAATTAGCTCCCGGAGCGTCAAGGTCGTTTAACGTCCCAGCGCCATGGACCGGTCGAGTATGGGCAAGAACCCGATGCTCCAACAACGGTGGACGGTTCACTTGCTTGACAGGAGATTGCGGTCGTGGGCTCTCATGCAATGGCGCAGGAGGAGTCCCACCAGCGACGTTAGCTGAATTCACAGTCGCCCCGAACGGCGGGCAAGATTTCTACGATGTCAGCCTCGTCGATGGGTTCAACATTCCAGCCACCATCACGACCCAAGGCGGGACAGGGCCATGCAGATCCTCCAACTGCCGTAATGACGTGAATAGGGTATGTCCGGGGGAATTGCAAGTGAGATCGGGCAACGAAGTGATTGGTTGCAAGAGTGCTTGCTTTGCATTCAACCAGCCTCAGTATTGCTGCACTGGAGCGTTCAATGACCCTAACAAGTGCAGGCCAACAAACTACTCAATGATTTTCGAGAACCAATGCCCGGATGCTTATAGCTACGCATATGATGATAAGAACAGCACTTTCACTTGCAACAACAGGCCAAATTATGTCATCACATTCTGCGGTTGAGAACAATAACtacaaataattaagaataaagATATAACACCGTACAGTGTTATATGAACAAACTTGACAAAGTCTTATCTTATGTCAACTCCATATTTCtgcattaaatattaataaagaaagaaaataaaatccaacTTCCAATTATTATTCTCTCTCAATATTGCTTGaattggatatatatatatatatatatatatatatatatatatatatatatatatataataaaaaaattaaaaattttaatttaattttaataaataaataaataattatttaattatttaagctAAAATTATATAGTAGTTTCCTTAAAGTTACATaagattattaattatttatttatatgtatttatagaATTAGAAAAAGGTGCAATTATGAAATTGACGTAGGATTGAAATTGAGTATAAATATTATTCCGTGGAGtgatgggaaaaaaaaaatcagttatTTTCGTTAAATTTGGACTGCCCACCGTGTTGGAGTGATTTCAGAGAGTTTgggaataattaaaaatggcCCATTCTTATGCGAATTGGTAATTCGTCGCTGCCCCATTCTATTCGCTCGTTCCGATCCACTTCCAAACAATCcgcttcttcttcatcttcttcttcatctagGGCTTCTTCTTCACATCAATAATTCAATTCTCAAAGCGTATCTCGGATTCTTGACAATGGCGAAGAGGAGGGAGACGTCTCAGAGGAAGAAGGGCAAAAGACAACCACCACTGATTGATAATATACCCAAGTACTCTCAACAGCGCCGAAG is part of the Cucurbita pepo subsp. pepo cultivar mu-cu-16 chromosome LG03, ASM280686v2, whole genome shotgun sequence genome and encodes:
- the LOC111790559 gene encoding phosphatidylinositol 4-phosphate 5-kinase 9-like codes for the protein MSGPEAIVENVEGTLSSAGRTKSLDAISSKCVTSAITNGETVLSSESACFRVAELLLVNDELYSGSLLDNIPEGTGKYVWSDGCIYEGEWRRGRRHGTGKLRFPSGAVYEGEFSGGFIYGTGTYKGPDNLIYKGRWKLNLKHGLGYQVYPNGDTFEGSWMQGTPEGPGKYTWANGNVYLGNMKAGTMSGKGTLTWINGDSFEGNWLGGMMHGFGVYMWSDGSCYVGTWTRGLKDGKGSFYPKGSRLPAVQEIYLKALRKRGLLPDLKKPNHAHIHHATTGDMGNFKVGENQQSSGVSSDKISKGSLLNLEHYRTKNVSLERRWSLEVAIEKVIGHDSSSGLSDYELGGNEIDTKIPILEREYMQGVLISELVINNSFSSPSSKKGKRRQRKLVKEVKKPGEMIIKGHRSYDLMLSLQLGIRYTVGKITPIQRREVRSSDFGPRASFWMNFPKEGSQLTPPHHSEDFKWKDYCPMVFRNLREMFKIDAADYMMSICGNDALRELSSPGKSGSVFFLSQDDHFMIKTLRKSEVKVLLRMLPDYHHHVRSYENTLVTKFFGLHRIKPSSGHKFRFVVMGNMFCTELRIHRRFDLKGSSLGRSADKVEIDENTILKDLDLNYSFYLEPTWREALLKQIEIDSKFLEVQNIMDYSLLLGVHYRAPQRLQSHISYNRSIRADGLEILAEDDPFEEDISTYPQGLVLVPRTDDNSVVVGPHIRGSRLRASSAAGDEEVDLLLPGTARLQIQLGVNMPARAEQILGEEENQMFHEAYDVVLYLGIIDILQEYNMSKKIEHAYKSIQFDSLSISSVDPTFYSQRFLEFIFQKAFPQNALAS
- the LOC111789764 gene encoding thaumatin-like protein 1b produces the protein MASQAVLVATFLFFVLRFGAEAATITVRNNCPRTIWPATLTSGPGQPQLSTTGFELAPGASRSFNVPAPWTGRVWARTRCSNNGGRFTCLTGDCGRGLSCNGAGGVPPATLAEFTVAPNGGQDFYDVSLVDGFNIPATITTQGGTGPCRSSNCRNDVNRVCPGELQVRSGNEVIGCKSACFAFNQPQYCCTGAFNDPNKCRPTNYSMIFENQCPDAYSYAYDDKNSTFTCNNRPNYVITFCG